Proteins co-encoded in one Crateriforma spongiae genomic window:
- a CDS encoding ABC-F family ATP-binding cassette domain-containing protein codes for MAVLIQVRDAHKRFGDQVLLEAAEVSLVDDKKVGFVGRNGAGKSTLLRVLLGEEELEQGEVIHHPSLRIGYLRQHDPFQPGESALDFLMRDSGAEEWQCGEVAGRFELKGAYLEGPVKELSGGWQTRVKLAALLLHDPNLLMLDEPTNFLDLRTQILLEHFLRDFSKAALIVSHDREFLKATCTETLELSRGKLTMFSGKIDAFLEHREERREHDRRVNATVQAKQKQLQRFIDKNRANASTASQARSKAKQLERLQTVELETDEPVVRIRAPRVQPRNGTAFRCESMAIGYPDHTVASDIGFEIEHGQRVAIVGDNGQGKTTLLRTLVHSLDPIEGKMKWGHGVNIGTYAQHVYTSLDERQTILEHLEYNSDPEVTRQDLLAMAGTLLFRDEAINKKVKVLSGGERARVCMAALLLGSDNVLVLDEPGNHLDVETVEALCDALQQYEGTVIFTSHDRHFVRRVATRVVEVRDGRVKVYFGDYDEYLQSVEGEIDAEERERNVANAKSGKQNAGKGKSGKTTATDYRRSQQENRKVEKEIKNLEKKIARLDDEKKKLNEQLLTETDPDQAVKLHEQITDIDQQLTEAEERWLELSS; via the coding sequence ATGGCCGTTCTGATCCAAGTCCGCGATGCCCATAAACGCTTCGGCGACCAGGTGCTGCTGGAGGCCGCCGAGGTGTCGCTGGTGGACGACAAAAAGGTTGGATTCGTCGGTCGAAACGGTGCCGGGAAATCAACGCTGTTGCGGGTCTTGCTGGGGGAGGAGGAACTGGAACAGGGCGAGGTCATTCATCACCCCAGCTTGCGAATCGGGTACCTGCGGCAACACGATCCGTTCCAGCCCGGCGAATCGGCCTTGGACTTTCTGATGCGGGACAGCGGTGCCGAAGAATGGCAATGCGGCGAAGTCGCGGGGCGTTTCGAACTGAAAGGGGCCTACCTGGAAGGACCGGTCAAGGAACTGTCCGGTGGTTGGCAGACGCGGGTCAAATTGGCGGCTTTGTTGCTGCACGACCCGAACCTGCTGATGCTGGACGAACCGACGAACTTTCTGGATCTGCGGACCCAGATTCTGCTGGAACACTTCTTGCGTGACTTTAGCAAGGCGGCGCTGATCGTCAGCCACGACCGTGAATTCTTGAAAGCCACTTGCACCGAAACCCTGGAGTTGTCACGCGGAAAGCTGACGATGTTCTCGGGCAAAATCGACGCGTTCCTGGAACATCGCGAAGAACGACGCGAACACGACCGCCGGGTCAATGCGACCGTGCAAGCCAAGCAGAAACAGCTGCAGCGGTTCATTGATAAAAATCGAGCCAACGCATCCACGGCCAGCCAAGCCCGCAGCAAGGCCAAGCAATTGGAACGCTTGCAAACGGTGGAATTGGAAACCGATGAACCAGTCGTTCGGATCCGTGCCCCGCGAGTCCAACCACGCAACGGAACCGCCTTTCGCTGTGAATCGATGGCGATCGGGTATCCCGATCACACCGTCGCGTCAGATATTGGATTTGAAATTGAACACGGCCAACGTGTGGCGATCGTGGGAGACAACGGACAAGGGAAAACCACGTTGTTGCGAACCCTGGTCCATTCGCTGGATCCGATCGAAGGCAAAATGAAATGGGGGCATGGTGTGAACATTGGCACCTATGCCCAGCACGTTTACACCAGCCTGGACGAACGCCAAACCATTCTGGAACACTTGGAATACAACAGTGATCCCGAGGTAACCCGGCAGGACTTGTTGGCCATGGCGGGAACGCTGTTGTTTCGCGACGAAGCGATCAACAAAAAGGTCAAAGTGCTGTCCGGTGGCGAACGAGCCCGCGTGTGCATGGCCGCACTGTTGCTGGGCAGCGACAACGTTTTGGTGCTGGACGAACCTGGTAACCACTTGGATGTCGAAACCGTCGAAGCCCTGTGCGATGCTCTGCAACAGTACGAAGGCACCGTGATTTTCACCAGCCACGACCGGCACTTTGTTCGCCGGGTTGCCACCCGTGTCGTCGAAGTCCGTGACGGGCGTGTGAAAGTCTATTTCGGCGATTATGACGAGTATCTACAGTCCGTCGAAGGCGAGATCGACGCCGAAGAACGTGAACGAAACGTCGCAAACGCCAAGAGCGGAAAGCAAAACGCCGGCAAAGGTAAGTCAGGAAAAACGACAGCGACCGATTACCGCCGAAGCCAACAAGAAAATCGTAAAGTCGAAAAGGAGATCAAGAACCTGGAAAAGAAGATCGCGCGACTGGACGACGAAAAAAAGAAGTTGAACGAACAACTGTTGACCGAAACGGATCCTGACCAGGCGGTCAAGTTGCACGAACAAATCACCGACATTGATCAGCAATTGACCGAAGCGGAAGAACGCTGGTTGGAATTGTCGTCGTGA
- a CDS encoding 2-oxoglutarate dehydrogenase E1 component, producing MNSYSLDYIDDLYVQYVRDPSSVSETWRQYFEQFLVGAGAPISTGNAGGNGAAAKAATGGNGAGHLTGDGSMSATALQAPPGSTGNVVADQALWMARIQDRIDQLVREYRVRGHLIAELDPLGLNRQDCPELSPASHGLSDDDLKRPFDSSILENVTGPTLDVILSKLQNTYCRGIGAQFMHIDNRNIRDWLQKRMETTENRLDLSHDVQRRIYARLADASIFEEFVRRKFVGAKTFSLEGAETLIPMIDLALEKAGQHNVKEVVMGMAHRGRLNVMANILKKRAMNIFWSFDDPRPELHRGGGDVRYHLGYSSDWTTSAGDSIHISLCFNPSHLEFVNTVAQGRSRCKQDNRGDDRREEVMTILIHGDAAFAGEGVVQEMLNMSQLEGYRTGGTLHIIINNQVGFTTLPRDGRSTTYATDVAKMLQIPIFHVNGEDPEAVAQVVNLAMDFRKAFHRDVVIDLYAFRRWGHNEGDEPRFTQPRMYSEIDRRATVREKYLERLLSLGKITAEEAEEINRERTEKLETEFEASKNEPFVADTQTLAANWADYHGGPEPSDPVDTTYDKERLGQLIDRLTRLPEGFSQHKKLKRPMQQRREMAEGNRRVDWATAEAAAFASLLVEGHPIRITGQDCERGTFSQRHAVLHDVKTGETYTPLSHLTDDQARLELYNSPLSEAGVLGFEYGYSLDCPGGLVAWEAQFGDFWNCAQVIVDQFIASAEDKWSRLSGLVMLLPHGFEGQGPEHCSARIERFLAMAAEDNIQVCQPTTPAQYFHLLRRQVLMKWRKPLIVLTPKSLLRHPEVTSPLKILAKSHFKKILPDRKVPLEGCQRLLLCTGKIYYDLLDARQQKELDGVPIMRLEQLYPLQVDEFFGALEGLAEGSEIVWVQDEPRNMGAWPYLKLNFGDQLLRKYKFREVTRSESASPSTGSMATHKLEQSELIEEAFAGLS from the coding sequence ATGAATAGCTATAGCTTGGACTACATCGATGACCTGTACGTCCAATACGTTCGCGATCCGTCGAGCGTCTCTGAAACCTGGCGTCAGTATTTCGAGCAATTTTTGGTCGGTGCGGGCGCTCCCATTTCCACCGGTAACGCCGGGGGCAACGGCGCCGCCGCAAAGGCCGCGACCGGCGGCAACGGTGCCGGCCACCTGACCGGCGACGGTTCGATGTCGGCAACCGCCCTACAGGCCCCCCCGGGATCGACGGGAAATGTGGTGGCCGACCAAGCACTTTGGATGGCCCGCATCCAAGACCGCATCGATCAACTGGTTCGGGAATATCGTGTTCGCGGGCACCTGATCGCTGAATTGGACCCACTGGGGCTGAACCGACAGGACTGCCCCGAATTAAGCCCCGCCAGCCACGGGCTTAGCGACGACGACCTGAAGCGCCCGTTCGACAGCAGCATTCTGGAAAACGTCACCGGCCCGACGCTGGACGTGATCCTTAGCAAGCTGCAGAACACGTATTGCCGGGGAATCGGCGCCCAGTTCATGCACATCGACAATCGCAACATCCGCGATTGGCTGCAAAAACGGATGGAAACGACCGAAAACCGTCTGGACCTGTCGCACGACGTCCAACGGCGGATCTATGCACGCCTGGCCGATGCGTCGATTTTCGAAGAATTCGTGCGCCGCAAGTTCGTCGGTGCGAAGACGTTTTCGCTCGAAGGCGCCGAGACGCTGATCCCGATGATCGACCTGGCTTTGGAAAAAGCGGGACAGCACAACGTCAAAGAAGTCGTCATGGGCATGGCCCACCGCGGCCGTTTGAACGTGATGGCCAACATTCTGAAAAAGCGGGCCATGAACATCTTTTGGTCGTTCGACGACCCGCGGCCCGAACTTCACCGCGGCGGCGGCGACGTCCGGTACCACCTGGGCTACAGCAGCGACTGGACGACGTCGGCCGGCGACTCGATCCATATCTCGTTGTGCTTCAACCCCAGTCACCTGGAATTTGTGAACACCGTCGCCCAAGGTCGTTCACGCTGCAAACAAGACAATCGCGGCGATGATCGACGCGAAGAAGTGATGACGATCCTGATCCACGGCGACGCGGCGTTTGCCGGCGAAGGCGTGGTCCAGGAAATGTTGAACATGAGCCAGCTGGAAGGCTATCGCACCGGCGGCACGCTGCACATCATCATCAACAACCAGGTCGGATTCACCACGTTGCCACGCGACGGACGCAGCACCACCTATGCGACCGACGTCGCCAAAATGCTGCAGATCCCGATCTTTCACGTCAACGGCGAAGACCCCGAAGCGGTCGCCCAAGTCGTCAACTTGGCAATGGATTTCCGCAAGGCGTTCCATCGTGACGTCGTGATTGACTTGTACGCTTTTCGCCGCTGGGGACACAACGAAGGCGACGAGCCGCGATTCACCCAACCGCGGATGTACAGCGAAATCGATCGCCGCGCCACGGTCCGCGAAAAATACCTGGAACGTCTTTTGTCGCTGGGCAAAATCACCGCCGAAGAGGCGGAGGAAATCAATCGCGAACGAACCGAGAAACTGGAAACGGAATTCGAAGCCAGTAAGAACGAACCGTTCGTTGCCGACACCCAAACACTGGCGGCCAACTGGGCCGACTATCACGGCGGCCCCGAGCCGTCCGACCCGGTCGACACCACTTACGACAAAGAACGGCTGGGCCAATTGATCGACCGGTTGACCCGATTGCCCGAAGGATTTTCCCAGCACAAAAAGCTGAAGCGTCCGATGCAACAGCGTCGGGAAATGGCCGAGGGCAACCGGCGTGTCGATTGGGCCACCGCCGAAGCGGCCGCCTTTGCCAGCCTGTTGGTCGAAGGACATCCGATCCGCATCACCGGCCAAGATTGCGAACGCGGCACGTTCAGCCAAAGGCATGCGGTTTTGCACGACGTGAAGACCGGCGAAACCTACACACCGCTGTCCCATCTGACCGACGACCAAGCCCGTTTGGAACTTTATAACAGCCCGCTTAGCGAAGCCGGCGTGCTGGGCTTTGAATACGGTTATTCTCTGGACTGTCCCGGTGGCTTGGTCGCTTGGGAAGCACAATTCGGTGACTTCTGGAACTGTGCCCAAGTCATCGTTGACCAGTTCATCGCGTCGGCCGAAGACAAATGGAGTCGGCTGTCCGGGCTGGTCATGTTGCTGCCGCACGGCTTCGAAGGCCAAGGCCCGGAACACTGTAGCGCCCGGATCGAACGTTTCCTTGCGATGGCGGCCGAAGACAACATCCAAGTTTGTCAGCCAACAACGCCGGCCCAGTACTTCCACCTGTTGCGTCGCCAAGTACTGATGAAGTGGCGCAAGCCGCTGATTGTTCTGACGCCTAAAAGCCTGCTGCGACACCCGGAGGTGACCAGCCCGCTGAAAATCCTGGCCAAGTCTCACTTCAAAAAGATCCTTCCCGACCGAAAGGTTCCTCTGGAAGGCTGTCAACGTTTGCTGCTGTGCACCGGCAAGATCTACTACGACTTGCTGGATGCCCGTCAACAAAAAGAGCTCGACGGCGTTCCCATCATGCGACTGGAACAGCTTTATCCGCTGCAAGTCGACGAGTTCTTCGGCGCCTTGGAAGGATTGGCCGAGGGAAGCGAGATCGTTTGGGTCCAAGACGAACCCCGAAATATGGGTGCGTGGCCGTATCTGAAACTGAACTTCGGCGACCAACTGTTGCGAAAGTACAAGTTCCGGGAAGTCACCCGCAGCGAATCGGCCAGTCCCAGCACCGGAAGCATGGCCACCCACAAGCTGGAACAATCTGAACTGATCGAAGAAGCCTTCGCCGGATTGTCTTAA
- a CDS encoding CPBP family intramembrane glutamic endopeptidase, protein MNQDPDPTFVYRSDDHDANNPYADPGLLDRSQDPPALGGDAESMSGEMSAKGRPRVWTVFVALMLGLVLAVGFQVLWGIVMGVIEAGRGTPPQQIGPKLMSLLSDPWVFLLILVMSQAGFALAAWIGISRSPIPWRHRIAWRRPRAGWHVYPVTMLSSLLPLAFGLWAAIQVAKVIPADTSLEGLFDNFTVSSGIAFVVLIGLLPGVIEEVLFRGYVQTRLVHRWGAVIGIAVTSILFALVHGGPHAIAAAAGLGCWFGYLAFRSDSIWPTIGCHIFVNSGLNAYRLLVMWLGWTEGTQTVIAWGATIVGAIFFAVCLWPGYWLSAREQEADDADAAEMPTTVLGGQ, encoded by the coding sequence ATGAACCAAGACCCCGACCCGACATTCGTCTATCGATCCGACGATCACGACGCCAACAATCCGTATGCCGACCCCGGTTTGCTAGACCGTTCGCAGGATCCTCCAGCCCTTGGTGGTGATGCGGAATCAATGTCCGGTGAGATGTCGGCGAAAGGTCGCCCGCGAGTATGGACGGTCTTTGTAGCACTGATGCTGGGATTGGTGCTGGCCGTCGGCTTCCAAGTGTTGTGGGGGATCGTCATGGGGGTGATCGAGGCGGGGCGTGGGACCCCGCCACAACAGATCGGCCCCAAATTGATGTCGCTGCTGAGCGACCCGTGGGTCTTTCTGTTGATCCTGGTGATGTCCCAAGCCGGTTTTGCGCTAGCTGCATGGATTGGCATTTCCAGGTCTCCGATTCCATGGAGACATCGAATTGCGTGGCGTCGGCCTCGGGCGGGATGGCACGTGTATCCGGTCACGATGCTCAGTTCACTGTTGCCCCTAGCGTTCGGGCTTTGGGCGGCGATCCAGGTCGCCAAGGTGATTCCGGCGGACACATCGCTTGAAGGTTTGTTTGACAACTTCACTGTGTCATCGGGAATCGCATTTGTTGTCTTGATCGGATTGCTGCCCGGCGTGATCGAGGAGGTCTTGTTCCGCGGCTATGTGCAGACCCGATTGGTTCATCGCTGGGGTGCGGTCATCGGCATTGCCGTCACATCGATCTTGTTCGCGTTGGTCCATGGTGGTCCACATGCGATTGCCGCAGCAGCGGGGCTGGGGTGTTGGTTCGGCTACTTGGCGTTCCGCAGCGATTCCATTTGGCCGACGATCGGTTGCCACATTTTCGTCAACAGCGGGCTGAATGCCTATCGTCTGTTGGTCATGTGGCTGGGGTGGACCGAGGGGACACAGACCGTCATCGCCTGGGGGGCAACCATCGTCGGAGCGATTTTCTTTGCCGTGTGTTTGTGGCCCGGCTATTGGCTAAGCGCGCGTGAGCAGGAAGCTGACGATGCGGATGCCGCGGAAATGCCCACAACGGTACTGGGCGGGCAGTAG
- a CDS encoding sulfatase, translating into MVLGGVSATAAEKNEQIQTPANVLLICVDDLRPELNCFGQSYIQSPAIDALAEDGVRFTRHYVQAPTCGASRYAMLTGRYGPYGNAALLNRGKTILKQGDDADHPTMPGWFRRNGYATVSVGKVSHHPGGRAGADWDDGSQPEMPGDWDRHLMPCGPWMHPRGAMHGLANGQIRRDAGKMDVFEAFDGSDESYPDGLIVETALSEMRRLQEDASGKPWFLAVGLIRPHLPFGAPAKYLQRYDGVSLPPIEHPQKPEGETTWHRSGEFMKYNRWGRDPNVDHEFATEVRRHYAACVSYADAQVAKLLDQLEQLAASENTIVVLWGDHGWHLGEHAIWGKHALFEEALRSPLIIRDAGSPSRGGVVEHVVESIDVFPTLCDLASLPMPEFAHGQSLRPLLADDDQTTGTAVSYTKATTIRSDRFRLILHPSGHVELYDHASGDGETVNVAQSHPDVVKKLTRQMQDRLARRER; encoded by the coding sequence ATGGTGCTAGGTGGGGTTTCGGCCACCGCCGCTGAAAAGAACGAACAGATTCAGACGCCCGCCAACGTTTTGTTGATTTGCGTCGATGATTTGAGACCGGAACTGAATTGTTTCGGTCAATCGTACATCCAGTCACCCGCGATCGATGCGTTGGCGGAGGATGGCGTTCGGTTCACGCGGCACTATGTCCAAGCCCCGACCTGTGGCGCGTCCCGCTACGCCATGTTGACCGGCCGATATGGGCCGTACGGAAACGCTGCCTTGTTGAATCGGGGCAAGACCATTCTGAAGCAGGGCGATGACGCCGATCATCCCACGATGCCAGGTTGGTTTCGCCGCAACGGGTACGCGACCGTGTCGGTCGGCAAGGTTTCGCATCATCCCGGTGGACGTGCGGGAGCCGATTGGGACGATGGCAGCCAACCAGAAATGCCGGGCGATTGGGATCGCCATTTGATGCCCTGCGGCCCTTGGATGCATCCCCGCGGGGCGATGCACGGGCTGGCCAATGGTCAGATCCGACGTGACGCGGGAAAGATGGATGTATTCGAAGCGTTCGATGGATCCGATGAAAGTTATCCCGACGGATTGATCGTCGAAACAGCATTAAGTGAAATGCGGCGTTTGCAGGAGGACGCATCTGGGAAGCCATGGTTTTTGGCCGTCGGCTTGATTCGGCCTCACTTGCCGTTTGGCGCACCGGCCAAGTATTTGCAACGCTACGACGGTGTCTCTTTGCCGCCGATCGAGCATCCCCAGAAACCGGAAGGCGAAACGACATGGCATCGGTCAGGGGAGTTCATGAAGTACAACCGTTGGGGGCGTGATCCCAACGTCGATCATGAATTTGCCACCGAAGTTCGTCGACACTATGCCGCTTGCGTTTCCTACGCCGATGCCCAAGTCGCCAAACTGTTGGACCAATTGGAACAGCTAGCGGCCAGTGAAAATACCATCGTTGTATTGTGGGGAGACCACGGATGGCATTTAGGTGAGCACGCGATTTGGGGGAAGCATGCTTTGTTTGAGGAGGCATTGCGATCACCTTTGATCATTCGTGATGCCGGATCACCGTCACGAGGCGGCGTTGTTGAACATGTCGTGGAGTCGATCGACGTCTTTCCAACGCTGTGTGATCTGGCGTCGTTGCCAATGCCCGAGTTTGCCCATGGGCAAAGCTTGCGGCCACTTTTAGCCGATGACGATCAAACCACCGGAACAGCGGTCTCCTACACCAAGGCAACCACGATCCGGTCAGATCGTTTCCGATTGATTTTGCATCCGTCGGGTCACGTGGAACTGTACGATCATGCATCTGGTGACGGGGAAACGGTCAACGTCGCCCAATCGCATCCCGATGTTGTGAAGAAATTGACACGTCAAATGCAAGATCGGCTGGCACGACGCGAACGTTAG
- a CDS encoding FHA domain-containing protein, with the protein MNAPEHDPASPFRISLVSRNAETNGSRYPVDPKGFVIGRHDGCHLRLKSRSVSRRHCQIAVYKNRVVVCDLESRNGTLINGARCKPKRWCLLWHGDTLKIGKRLFRVSVRDAVSREAVTPDTIASIESGSSRKKDDVAAAKQATNPVESNKSVDELFEELEQLKSSFSLGVSDDLSQGSLIDEEDVQPSGDTTMDESAYADTSAGSFLAETAEAIVGKDDSVFRIDPAEADEHLLDEDGEDEIPKVGKLPDHIKHRRTVDSKNAAEEALKRFFEGR; encoded by the coding sequence ATGAACGCCCCTGAACATGATCCCGCCAGCCCATTTCGCATCAGCCTGGTTTCCCGCAACGCGGAAACGAATGGTTCGCGGTACCCTGTGGATCCCAAGGGGTTCGTCATTGGTCGGCACGATGGTTGCCATCTGCGGCTGAAAAGTCGTTCCGTCAGTCGCCGGCATTGCCAGATCGCGGTTTATAAGAATCGCGTGGTCGTCTGTGATTTGGAAAGCCGTAACGGCACCTTGATCAATGGGGCGCGTTGCAAACCAAAGCGATGGTGTTTGCTGTGGCACGGCGACACGTTGAAAATCGGTAAACGCCTGTTCCGTGTGTCCGTTCGGGATGCGGTGTCGCGTGAAGCGGTGACACCGGACACCATTGCATCGATTGAATCGGGCAGCAGTCGCAAGAAGGACGATGTCGCTGCTGCGAAGCAGGCCACCAATCCGGTCGAATCCAACAAAAGTGTGGATGAGTTGTTCGAGGAACTGGAGCAACTAAAGTCGTCGTTCAGCCTGGGGGTATCCGATGACCTGTCGCAAGGCAGTTTGATCGACGAGGAAGATGTGCAGCCCAGTGGCGACACGACAATGGACGAATCGGCATACGCCGACACGTCCGCCGGCAGCTTTTTAGCCGAAACCGCCGAGGCCATCGTGGGCAAGGATGATTCGGTGTTTCGCATCGACCCGGCAGAGGCCGACGAGCATCTGCTTGACGAAGACGGCGAGGACGAAATCCCGAAGGTTGGCAAGCTGCCAGACCACATCAAGCATCGCCGTACGGTAGATTCTAAGAACGCTGCCGAAGAGGCTTTGAAGCGGTTTTTTGAGGGCCGCTAG
- a CDS encoding thiol-disulfide oxidoreductase DCC family protein: protein MSSSSEKIDLPDPDSMESSDVVIYDGQCNFCRAQVRRLHRLDLSGRLTFLSLHDDRVNDRYPDLQYEDLMQQMYVVDQNGDAHGGSEAVRYLSRRLPLLWPAVPILHLPGTASLWRWLYQQVAKRRYRLAGKSCDGDTCSIHLR, encoded by the coding sequence ATGTCGTCATCGTCCGAAAAAATCGATCTGCCAGATCCAGATTCAATGGAATCATCGGACGTCGTCATTTACGACGGGCAATGCAATTTCTGTCGCGCCCAAGTTCGACGCTTGCATCGCCTGGATCTTAGCGGCCGTTTGACGTTTCTTTCGCTGCATGACGACCGCGTCAACGATCGGTACCCAGATTTGCAGTACGAAGATCTGATGCAACAGATGTATGTCGTCGACCAGAACGGCGACGCCCATGGTGGCAGCGAAGCGGTGCGTTATCTGTCGCGTCGCTTACCCTTACTCTGGCCGGCGGTGCCGATCCTGCACTTGCCGGGAACCGCGTCGCTATGGCGTTGGCTATACCAACAGGTCGCCAAACGACGTTACCGCTTGGCCGGCAAATCATGTGACGGAGACACCTGCAGCATCCACCTTCGTTGA
- a CDS encoding phosphoribosylformylglycinamidine synthase subunit PurQ: MVAPRVLVLRAPGTNCDEETAFAFEQAGAVAERVHVNRLMENPALRDRYQIFCLPGGFSYGDDVAAGRILASRLQQHLSDWVDAFVHGDGDRLVLGICNGMQVLMRLGVLTADVHDDADANPDVPATLTWNDHGRFEDRWVHLAVDETPCVFLKDIQHMYLPMAHAEGKFVAADDDVLQALKQQGRLAIRYCQDEQNMIVDSPLPFPANPNGSDANVAGVCDRTGRVFGLMPHPERHLDPTHHPSWTRREQQPDEGDGMKMFRNAVEWFK, translated from the coding sequence ATGGTCGCACCACGCGTTCTCGTCTTGCGGGCTCCCGGAACCAATTGTGATGAGGAAACCGCGTTTGCGTTCGAGCAGGCCGGGGCGGTCGCCGAACGCGTTCACGTCAATCGATTGATGGAGAACCCGGCATTGCGGGACCGCTATCAGATTTTCTGCCTGCCGGGTGGATTCAGCTATGGCGATGATGTGGCGGCCGGACGGATTTTGGCCAGCCGTCTGCAGCAGCATCTAAGCGACTGGGTCGACGCATTTGTGCACGGTGATGGTGATCGCTTGGTCTTGGGGATCTGCAATGGGATGCAGGTGTTGATGCGACTGGGGGTGCTGACCGCCGATGTCCACGATGACGCCGATGCGAATCCAGATGTCCCGGCCACGTTGACCTGGAATGATCACGGTCGGTTCGAAGATCGATGGGTTCATCTGGCTGTCGACGAAACCCCCTGTGTTTTCTTGAAAGACATCCAGCACATGTATTTGCCAATGGCTCATGCCGAGGGCAAGTTTGTGGCTGCCGACGATGACGTATTGCAAGCGTTGAAACAGCAGGGACGATTGGCCATTCGGTACTGCCAAGACGAGCAGAACATGATCGTCGATTCGCCGTTGCCGTTTCCCGCCAATCCGAACGGTTCAGACGCCAACGTGGCCGGCGTCTGTGACCGAACCGGCCGTGTGTTCGGGTTGATGCCCCACCCCGAACGACACCTGGATCCTACGCATCACCCCAGTTGGACACGTCGGGAACAACAACCCGATGAAGGTGACGGGATGAAGATGTTTCGCAATGCCGTCGAATGGTTCAAGTAG
- the gltA gene encoding NADPH-dependent glutamate synthase codes for MAEPLPPKERVKIPRQAMPEQDADARARNFDEVNLGLEVVAAQCEAQRCLTCADPKCVKGCPVGVKVRDFVELVLAGDFLGAASKIREDNVLPAVTGRVCPQENQCEGACIMGKRFDSLAIGNLERFVADYERESGQVALPQRAPLTGKKVAIVGSGPAGLSCAGDLCLRGHDVTVFEALHEIGGVLLYGIPEFRLPKDIVRQEIDNMRAMGIEFQTNVVVGKTVTIDELMQEEGFDAVFVATGAGLPRFLDIPGEHLGGVYSANEFLTRVNLMKAYDSSHYDSPIYQCRDRHVAVIGGGNTAMDSVRSAMRLGAAKASIIYRRSMEEMPARQEEVHHAQDEGVQFLDLHNPVEFIGDEQGILKSVRLVKMALGEPDESGRRRPVAIEGSEFEMPLDVAIVAVGTGANPLVQSTTPDMKTNRWGYIQADEESLRTSKVGVFAGGDIVSGAATVILAMGAGRTAASSIDDYLQTGVWETDPAAAES; via the coding sequence ATGGCTGAACCACTGCCGCCCAAAGAGCGAGTCAAAATTCCTCGACAGGCGATGCCGGAACAAGACGCCGACGCACGGGCACGCAACTTCGACGAAGTCAATCTGGGATTGGAAGTGGTGGCGGCCCAGTGCGAAGCGCAACGCTGCTTGACCTGTGCCGATCCGAAATGTGTCAAAGGTTGCCCGGTCGGTGTGAAGGTTCGTGATTTCGTCGAACTGGTGTTGGCCGGTGATTTTCTGGGTGCCGCGTCGAAGATCCGCGAAGACAATGTTTTGCCCGCGGTGACCGGGCGCGTTTGCCCGCAAGAAAACCAGTGTGAAGGTGCTTGCATCATGGGCAAGCGATTTGACTCTCTGGCGATTGGTAACCTGGAACGCTTCGTCGCGGATTACGAACGCGAATCGGGTCAGGTCGCTTTGCCTCAACGTGCACCGTTGACCGGAAAGAAGGTGGCAATCGTCGGCAGCGGGCCGGCGGGTTTAAGTTGTGCCGGCGACCTGTGTTTGCGTGGACACGACGTCACGGTGTTCGAAGCATTGCATGAAATCGGCGGGGTGCTGCTGTATGGCATTCCCGAGTTTCGATTGCCCAAGGACATTGTGCGTCAAGAAATCGACAACATGAGGGCCATGGGCATTGAATTTCAAACCAATGTCGTTGTGGGCAAGACCGTCACGATCGATGAACTGATGCAGGAGGAGGGGTTCGATGCTGTCTTCGTTGCCACCGGTGCCGGCTTGCCTCGTTTTTTGGACATACCCGGCGAACACTTGGGCGGGGTCTATTCGGCGAACGAGTTTTTGACACGCGTGAATCTGATGAAGGCCTACGATTCATCGCACTATGATTCGCCGATCTATCAATGTCGTGATCGGCACGTCGCGGTCATAGGTGGCGGCAACACGGCAATGGACTCGGTGCGATCGGCGATGCGATTGGGCGCGGCGAAAGCATCAATCATCTATCGCCGCAGCATGGAAGAAATGCCTGCGCGTCAAGAAGAGGTTCATCACGCACAGGATGAAGGCGTGCAATTTTTGGATCTGCACAATCCGGTGGAATTCATTGGTGACGAACAGGGCATCTTGAAATCTGTGCGTCTGGTGAAAATGGCGTTGGGCGAGCCCGATGAATCGGGCCGACGTCGTCCAGTGGCGATCGAAGGCAGCGAGTTTGAAATGCCGCTGGATGTTGCGATCGTGGCCGTTGGGACTGGAGCGAATCCATTGGTTCAATCCACCACGCCCGACATGAAAACCAATCGTTGGGGGTACATTCAGGCCGACGAGGAATCGCTGCGGACCAGCAAGGTGGGCGTCTTCGCGGGTGGCGATATCGTCAGCGGTGCGGCCACGGTTATTTTGGCCATGGGTGCCGGACGCACCGCGGCCAGTTCCATTGACGATTATCTGCAGACGGGAGTATGGGAGACGGATCCGGCGGCGGCCGAGTCGTGA